From a region of the Pseudokineococcus lusitanus genome:
- a CDS encoding glycosyltransferase family 4 protein, which translates to MRVTRSGRVALAAVRSYLTDKDVRSGIAFHAREGRWPGAAASWSRSVTPTAPASTGAPRVALPGGGDEGTPAVPVPRVRLGEIARGGSTFERTSLVDAPPHVNLVLPGLDVERIYAGLLTAMTVGWRLAEARGVPLRVVLTSEAVGSTSTRTLRRWFVDNGFDPARAATVDLVERAQVPSATFGTGDVWVATYWTTAHALDLACRRGAVDRGRVVYLVQDFEPSFSGWSDQYAIAESTYRAGFTPMVNSRSLADYLAWAVGLEVDPQVVFAPHLDLPALQGAAAAWEPGDPERPRVFFYARPRHPRNLFRIGIEGVQRFAVLAEAEGLRPDVVTAGDLHRDVALTPTTVARSAGKLSMADYYGLVGRTDLALCLMQSPHPSHMPLELACSGVPTVTNSLGGFRGDWHDRLVRAEADPDALGAALLEAWRTRPEGHAFAPPRGLGGELDAAVAAVAQRVPR; encoded by the coding sequence GTGCGAGTGACCCGCAGCGGTCGGGTGGCGCTGGCCGCCGTCCGGAGCTACCTGACCGACAAGGACGTCCGCAGCGGCATCGCCTTCCACGCCCGCGAGGGCCGCTGGCCCGGCGCCGCGGCCTCGTGGTCCCGCTCGGTCACGCCGACCGCGCCGGCGTCGACGGGCGCGCCGCGCGTCGCGCTGCCCGGCGGCGGCGACGAGGGCACGCCCGCCGTCCCGGTGCCGCGCGTGCGGCTCGGCGAGATCGCCCGCGGCGGCTCGACCTTCGAGCGCACGTCGCTCGTCGACGCCCCGCCGCACGTCAACCTCGTCCTGCCCGGCCTGGACGTCGAGCGGATCTACGCCGGCCTGCTCACGGCCATGACCGTCGGCTGGCGGCTCGCGGAGGCGCGCGGCGTGCCGCTGCGCGTGGTCCTCACGAGCGAGGCCGTGGGCTCGACCTCCACGCGGACGCTGCGCCGCTGGTTCGTCGACAACGGGTTCGACCCCGCGCGGGCGGCGACGGTCGACCTCGTCGAGCGCGCCCAGGTGCCGTCGGCGACCTTCGGCACCGGCGACGTGTGGGTGGCGACGTACTGGACGACGGCCCACGCGCTCGACCTCGCGTGCCGCCGGGGCGCCGTCGACCGCGGCCGCGTCGTCTACCTCGTCCAGGACTTCGAGCCGTCGTTCAGCGGCTGGAGCGACCAGTACGCCATCGCGGAGAGCACCTACCGGGCCGGCTTCACGCCCATGGTCAACTCCCGCTCGCTGGCCGACTACCTCGCGTGGGCGGTCGGGCTCGAGGTCGACCCGCAGGTCGTCTTCGCGCCGCACCTCGACCTCCCGGCGCTGCAGGGCGCCGCGGCCGCGTGGGAGCCGGGCGACCCGGAGCGCCCGCGCGTCTTCTTCTACGCCCGGCCCCGTCACCCGCGGAACCTCTTCCGCATCGGCATCGAGGGCGTGCAGCGCTTCGCCGTCCTCGCCGAGGCCGAGGGGCTGCGGCCCGACGTCGTCACCGCGGGCGACCTGCACCGCGACGTCGCGCTGACGCCGACGACGGTGGCGCGCAGCGCGGGCAAGCTCTCGATGGCCGACTACTACGGCCTCGTGGGTCGCACCGACCTCGCGCTCTGCCTCATGCAGAGCCCCCACCCGAGCCACATGCCGCTCGAGCTGGCGTGCAGCGGCGTCCCCACGGTGACCAACAGCCTCGGCGGCTTCCGCGGCGACTGGCACGACCGGCTCGTCCGCGCGGAGGCCGACCCCGACGCGCTCGGCGCGGCGCTCCTCGAGGCCTGGCGCACGCGTCCGGAGGGGCACGCCTTCGCGCCGCCCCGCGGGCTCGGCGGCGAGCTGGACGCGGCCGTGGCCGCCGTGGCGCAGCGGGTGCCGCGCTGA
- a CDS encoding glycosyltransferase yields the protein MAGRAARRTSQRVRSAAALAPRHPTATRDEARVLASGLFDARWYLAQAAFLGDDVDELAALRHYLAKGRRAGRTPHRWFLPEWIDPRGWATAEEDPLVTYVRRSSVRRTSAPHPCFDPAAHVARHPGAARHPMGPLGDLLDRGPETPVDVAGPAGTVVTTRGAVEALLDEHLARWAGQEALRTAPRKTERFTEPSGARTLTAEEAARLAATSVSVVVPVWEREDLVEVALTSALAQEGLDLEVVVVDDGSRDGSVAAARAVAARDPRVVVVERPHEGVSAARNAGLAVARGEYVAFLDSDNTWRPGFLARMVAELRRSGRDVGYGVVAMDTGERTVYRALDAGRSHLEVINHVDLNVLVARADAVRAVGGFDTDLKRAVDYDLVWKLATAGPLEFVPVVGVDYHADDSDVRRITVTHGDSWGEVVKKRRLLDWDAVAAAPRTPGLTSLVVVTRDSPRALMTALSGLCAGEGAPGEVVVVDDGSRLSASLATACAELAVPALRVLRRPVQEFFALGADTGFAATHGDVVVLADDDVTVLPGDVGRLAAVLRERGAAAVQPVLVTRHGLVQHAGAVLETSTALPVPFLAGHHPDDVGEEPFEVPAPAASLLALDAARHAAVGGFDTRFRNGLHDTDLGLRLRAAGGTVLVDPRVHAVHVGRSLAREDPQAHHNFRHFVARYGGSRPDPAPTYADRGLEVVGWQPPPVGEQGAPRRPATPLVRRLRPVRTHVEGHEVPRLHWAIKIAAPFRGAQRWGDEHFAESLAQGLRRLGQHVVVDTRDTRVRPSAHLDDVVLQLRGLMPLPPQPGAVNLAWVISHPEDVRREEVVGYDGVFAASETWAEQATRAWGLPVHPLLQCTDPARFHPDAAVADTGYKVLFVGNSRNIRRRVVGWAVDADVRTDVVGQGWDGVVPSSWVRGEYLPNEGLAAAYRGAGVVLNDHWDDMLRDGFVSNRLFDAVASGARVLTDPVPGLEELFQGCAVAVRDAEHLRTLVDLPRDQVFPQSDERAVIADQVRVHHSFEARARTLLTHVLGLRGEEPLEEPPTG from the coding sequence GTGGCCGGACGGGCCGCGCGTCGCACGTCGCAGCGCGTCCGGTCGGCGGCGGCGCTCGCGCCGCGCCACCCCACCGCCACCCGCGACGAGGCGCGCGTCCTGGCCTCCGGGCTCTTCGACGCCCGCTGGTACCTCGCGCAGGCGGCCTTCCTCGGCGACGACGTCGACGAGCTCGCCGCCCTGCGCCACTACCTCGCCAAGGGCCGTCGCGCGGGCCGGACGCCGCACCGCTGGTTCCTGCCCGAGTGGATCGACCCCCGGGGCTGGGCGACCGCCGAGGAGGACCCGCTCGTCACGTACGTGCGGCGGTCGTCGGTGCGCCGCACGTCGGCCCCGCACCCCTGCTTCGACCCCGCCGCCCACGTCGCGCGGCACCCGGGCGCCGCCCGCCACCCGATGGGCCCGCTGGGGGACCTGCTCGACCGCGGCCCCGAGACCCCGGTCGACGTCGCCGGCCCCGCCGGGACCGTCGTCACGACGCGCGGCGCGGTCGAGGCGCTGCTCGACGAGCACCTCGCGCGCTGGGCCGGCCAGGAGGCGCTGCGCACGGCGCCCCGCAAGACCGAGCGCTTCACCGAGCCCTCGGGCGCCCGCACGCTGACGGCCGAGGAGGCCGCGCGCCTGGCGGCCACCTCGGTGTCCGTCGTCGTGCCCGTGTGGGAGCGCGAGGACCTCGTCGAGGTCGCCCTCACCTCGGCGCTGGCGCAGGAGGGCCTGGACCTCGAGGTCGTCGTCGTCGACGACGGCTCCCGGGACGGCTCGGTGGCCGCGGCGCGCGCCGTCGCCGCCCGCGACCCGCGCGTCGTCGTCGTCGAGCGCCCCCACGAGGGGGTCTCGGCCGCCCGCAACGCCGGCCTCGCGGTCGCGCGCGGCGAGTACGTCGCGTTCCTCGACTCCGACAACACCTGGCGCCCGGGCTTCCTCGCGCGGATGGTCGCCGAGCTGCGGCGCAGCGGGCGCGACGTCGGCTACGGCGTCGTGGCCATGGACACGGGCGAGCGCACCGTCTACCGCGCGCTGGACGCGGGGCGGAGCCACCTCGAGGTCATCAACCACGTCGACCTCAACGTCCTCGTGGCCCGGGCCGACGCGGTCCGCGCCGTCGGCGGCTTCGACACCGACCTCAAGCGGGCCGTCGACTACGACCTCGTGTGGAAGCTGGCCACGGCCGGCCCGCTCGAGTTCGTGCCGGTCGTCGGGGTGGACTACCACGCGGACGACTCCGACGTCCGGCGCATCACCGTCACCCACGGCGACAGCTGGGGCGAGGTCGTCAAGAAGCGCCGGCTGCTCGACTGGGACGCCGTCGCCGCGGCGCCCCGGACCCCGGGCCTCACGTCCCTCGTCGTCGTGACGCGCGACAGCCCCCGGGCGCTCATGACGGCCCTGTCCGGGCTGTGCGCGGGGGAGGGTGCGCCGGGCGAGGTGGTCGTCGTCGACGACGGCTCGCGCCTGTCCGCCTCGCTGGCCACGGCGTGCGCCGAGCTGGCCGTGCCGGCGCTGCGCGTGCTGCGCCGTCCCGTGCAGGAGTTCTTCGCCCTCGGCGCCGACACCGGCTTCGCGGCCACGCACGGCGACGTCGTCGTCCTCGCCGACGACGACGTCACGGTCCTGCCCGGCGACGTCGGCCGCCTCGCCGCCGTCCTGCGCGAGCGGGGCGCCGCCGCGGTGCAGCCGGTCCTCGTGACCCGCCACGGCCTCGTGCAGCACGCCGGTGCCGTCCTGGAGACGTCGACGGCGCTGCCCGTGCCCTTCCTCGCGGGCCACCACCCGGACGACGTGGGGGAGGAGCCCTTCGAGGTGCCCGCGCCGGCGGCGTCGCTGCTGGCGCTGGACGCCGCCCGGCACGCGGCGGTCGGCGGCTTCGACACGCGTTTCCGGAACGGCCTGCACGACACCGACCTCGGGCTGCGGCTGCGGGCGGCGGGCGGGACGGTCCTCGTCGACCCCCGCGTCCACGCGGTGCACGTCGGCCGGTCCCTCGCCCGCGAGGACCCGCAGGCGCACCACAACTTCCGGCACTTCGTCGCCCGCTACGGCGGCTCGCGGCCGGACCCCGCGCCGACCTACGCGGACCGCGGCCTCGAGGTCGTCGGCTGGCAGCCGCCGCCCGTGGGGGAGCAGGGGGCGCCCCGCCGCCCGGCGACGCCGCTCGTGCGCCGGCTGCGGCCGGTCCGCACGCACGTCGAGGGCCACGAGGTCCCGCGCCTGCACTGGGCCATCAAGATCGCGGCCCCCTTCCGCGGCGCGCAGCGCTGGGGCGACGAGCACTTCGCCGAGAGCCTGGCGCAGGGGCTGCGGCGCCTCGGCCAGCACGTCGTCGTCGACACCCGCGACACCCGGGTGCGCCCGAGCGCGCACCTCGACGACGTCGTCCTCCAGCTGCGCGGGCTCATGCCGCTGCCGCCGCAGCCGGGCGCCGTCAACCTCGCCTGGGTCATCAGCCACCCCGAGGACGTGCGCCGCGAGGAGGTCGTCGGCTACGACGGGGTCTTCGCCGCCAGCGAGACCTGGGCCGAGCAGGCCACCCGGGCGTGGGGCCTGCCGGTGCACCCGCTGCTGCAGTGCACCGACCCCGCCCGCTTCCACCCGGACGCGGCCGTCGCGGACACCGGCTACAAGGTGCTCTTCGTCGGCAACTCGCGGAACATCCGCCGTCGCGTCGTCGGCTGGGCCGTCGACGCCGACGTCCGCACGGACGTCGTCGGGCAGGGCTGGGACGGCGTCGTGCCGAGCTCGTGGGTGCGGGGCGAGTACCTGCCCAACGAGGGGCTCGCGGCGGCGTACCGCGGCGCCGGCGTCGTCCTCAACGACCACTGGGACGACATGCTGCGGGACGGGTTCGTCTCGAACCGCCTCTTCGACGCGGTGGCCTCGGGCGCACGGGTCCTCACCGACCCGGTGCCGGGCCTCGAGGAGCTGTTCCAGGGCTGCGCCGTCGCGGTGCGGGACGCCGAGCACCTGCGGACGCTCGTCGACCTGCCCCGCGACCAGGTGTTCCCGCAGTCCGACGAGCGGGCCGTCATCGCCGACCAGGTGCGCGTGCACCACTCCTTCGAGGCGCGGGCCCGGACGCTGCTGACGCACGTCCTCGGCCTGCGCGGCGAGGAGCCGCTCGAGGAGCCGCCGACCGGGTGA
- the rfbB gene encoding dTDP-glucose 4,6-dehydratase: MRLLVTGGAGFIGANFVHLTVREHPDVEVTVLDALTYAGDRASLADVADRITFVEGDVADAELVGRLVAGSDAVVHFAAESHNDNSLSDPSPFLRTNLLGTYALLEAVRAHDVRYHHISTDEVYGDLELDDPARFTESTPYNPSSPYSSTKAGSDLLVRAWARSFGVRATISNCSNNYGPYQHVEKFIPRQITNLVDGVRPKLYGAGENVRDWIHVEDHNTAVWDILERGRLGETYLIGADGELSNKRVVELVLGAFGRPADDYDHVTDRAGHDLRYAIDSTKLRTELGWAPRYTTFEEGLAATVDWYRRHEGWWRPRKAETEARYTASGQQVLARG, from the coding sequence ATGCGTCTGCTCGTCACCGGAGGCGCCGGCTTCATCGGCGCCAACTTCGTCCACCTCACGGTGCGCGAGCACCCCGACGTCGAGGTGACCGTCCTCGACGCCCTCACCTACGCCGGGGACCGCGCATCGCTCGCCGACGTGGCCGACCGGATCACCTTCGTCGAGGGCGACGTCGCCGACGCGGAGCTCGTCGGCCGGCTCGTGGCCGGCAGCGACGCCGTCGTGCACTTCGCCGCCGAGAGCCACAACGACAACTCCCTCAGCGACCCGAGCCCCTTCCTGCGGACCAACCTGCTCGGCACGTACGCCCTGCTGGAGGCCGTCCGGGCGCACGACGTCCGCTACCACCACATCTCCACCGACGAGGTGTACGGGGACCTCGAGCTCGACGACCCCGCCCGCTTCACCGAGAGCACCCCGTACAACCCCTCGAGCCCCTACAGCTCCACGAAGGCCGGCAGCGACCTCCTCGTGCGCGCGTGGGCCCGCTCCTTCGGCGTCCGGGCCACGATCTCCAACTGCTCCAACAACTACGGGCCCTACCAGCACGTCGAGAAGTTCATCCCCCGGCAGATCACCAACCTCGTGGACGGCGTGCGGCCCAAGCTCTACGGCGCGGGCGAGAACGTCCGCGACTGGATCCACGTCGAGGACCACAACACCGCCGTCTGGGACATCCTCGAGCGCGGCCGGCTGGGGGAGACCTACCTCATCGGCGCCGACGGCGAGCTGAGCAACAAGCGCGTCGTGGAGCTCGTCCTCGGCGCCTTCGGCCGCCCCGCCGACGACTACGACCACGTCACCGACCGGGCCGGCCACGACCTCCGCTACGCCATCGACTCCACCAAGCTCCGCACCGAGCTCGGGTGGGCGCCGCGCTACACGACCTTCGAGGAGGGCCTCGCCGCGACGGTCGACTGGTACCGCCGCCACGAGGGGTGGTGGCGCCCGCGCAAGGCCGAGACCGAGGCGCGGTACACGGCGAGCGGCCAGCAGGTGCTCGCGCGCGGCTGA
- a CDS encoding acyltransferase family protein produces the protein MQSRDVAPASAPAPAEPVGPRLDAGRRFRPDIEGMRAVAVTLVVLYHAGVPFLSGGYVGVDVFFVLSGFLITGLLLDEVRRSGTISLRRFYARRARRLLPLAALVVVASAAAAYLLVPPLDRPRIGVDALGAALYAANWRYAVGATDYLGADSHDSPFLHFWSLAVEEQFYVVWPLLILLVVALGPKGWGSVRRRVTVGLVLLGGGSLVLSVLLTPTSGSWAYFGLHTRAWELAAGAAVALALPLCERLPRAVALVAAAAGLGLVLWSAVAYDDTTLFPGIAAAAPVGGAVLLLVAGTVASGAGVGALLSRPGPRYVGRISYAWYLWHWPCLVVVALLADGSPTAWQLVLGVVASLVLSVVSHVLVEDPVRRNRWLSAVPGRSLALGAGLTVLTVGAALLLQPFASRDVDVERLPDLGTPAASAPVDEDGVPDVDVPSMTAEEARADQARPSGCYVSYPGTEAPPVDDCVFGDPEGEETVALIGDSHSIHWLPAFDEMARERGQRLLVWGKTACPSVDIDVWVARQTRAYSECGQWRTSVEERLAEVDDLTTVFVARSKGYTTATLGPDGEVLDEAGTGPVWEAAAERTLGRLGDLADRVVVVQDTPWSPQDVPSCLSEQEPSGWRACNFPREGNVHLDTVLVEAEERAAATEGLGDRVAWLDMTDAVCPGPDECTVVAPNGAVVYADDSHFTNTWSRSAWTVLSERVDALAR, from the coding sequence GTGCAGAGCCGAGACGTCGCGCCCGCGAGCGCGCCCGCCCCCGCCGAGCCGGTGGGGCCCCGGCTGGACGCCGGACGCCGCTTCCGCCCCGACATCGAGGGCATGCGCGCCGTCGCCGTGACCCTCGTCGTGCTCTACCACGCGGGCGTGCCGTTCCTCTCCGGCGGCTACGTCGGCGTCGACGTCTTCTTCGTGCTCTCCGGCTTCCTCATCACCGGCCTCCTGCTCGACGAGGTCCGCCGCAGCGGCACCATCTCGCTGCGGCGCTTCTACGCGCGGCGCGCGCGGCGGCTCCTCCCGCTGGCGGCGCTCGTCGTCGTCGCGAGCGCCGCGGCCGCGTACCTCCTCGTGCCGCCGCTGGACCGCCCGCGCATCGGGGTCGACGCGCTGGGCGCCGCGCTCTACGCGGCGAACTGGCGCTACGCCGTCGGGGCCACCGACTACCTCGGCGCCGACTCGCACGACAGCCCGTTCCTGCACTTCTGGTCGCTCGCCGTCGAGGAGCAGTTCTACGTCGTCTGGCCCCTGCTCATCCTCCTCGTCGTGGCCCTCGGCCCGAAGGGCTGGGGCAGCGTGCGCCGCCGCGTCACCGTGGGCCTCGTCCTCCTCGGCGGCGGCTCGCTCGTGCTGTCGGTGCTCCTCACGCCGACCAGCGGCTCGTGGGCCTACTTCGGCCTCCACACCCGCGCGTGGGAGCTGGCCGCCGGCGCGGCCGTCGCGCTGGCCCTGCCGCTCTGCGAGCGCCTCCCCCGCGCCGTCGCCCTCGTGGCGGCGGCCGCCGGGCTCGGCCTCGTCCTGTGGTCCGCCGTCGCCTACGACGACACGACGCTGTTCCCGGGCATCGCCGCGGCGGCGCCCGTCGGCGGCGCCGTGCTCCTGCTCGTCGCCGGCACCGTCGCGAGCGGCGCGGGCGTCGGCGCCCTGCTGTCGCGGCCCGGCCCCCGCTACGTCGGCCGCATCTCCTACGCCTGGTACCTGTGGCACTGGCCGTGCCTCGTCGTCGTCGCGCTCCTCGCCGACGGCTCCCCCACCGCCTGGCAGCTCGTCCTCGGCGTCGTCGCCTCGCTCGTCCTGTCGGTCGTCTCGCACGTCCTCGTCGAGGACCCGGTCCGCCGCAACCGCTGGCTGTCGGCCGTGCCCGGCCGCTCCCTGGCCCTCGGCGCGGGCCTCACCGTCCTCACCGTGGGCGCCGCGCTCCTCCTGCAGCCCTTCGCCTCCCGCGACGTCGACGTCGAGCGCCTGCCCGACCTCGGCACGCCCGCCGCCTCCGCCCCCGTCGACGAGGACGGCGTCCCCGACGTCGACGTCCCGTCCATGACCGCCGAGGAGGCGCGCGCCGACCAGGCCCGCCCCTCCGGCTGCTACGTCAGCTACCCCGGCACCGAGGCCCCGCCCGTCGACGACTGCGTCTTCGGCGACCCCGAGGGCGAGGAGACCGTGGCCCTCATCGGCGACAGCCACTCGATCCACTGGCTGCCCGCCTTCGACGAGATGGCCCGCGAGCGCGGCCAGCGCCTGCTGGTGTGGGGCAAGACCGCCTGCCCCTCCGTCGACATCGACGTCTGGGTGGCCCGCCAGACCCGCGCCTACTCCGAGTGCGGCCAGTGGCGCACCTCCGTCGAGGAGCGCCTCGCCGAGGTCGACGACCTCACGACCGTGTTCGTCGCCCGCTCCAAGGGCTACACGACGGCGACGCTCGGCCCCGACGGCGAGGTCCTCGACGAGGCCGGCACCGGCCCCGTCTGGGAGGCCGCCGCCGAGCGCACCCTCGGCCGCCTCGGCGACCTGGCCGACCGCGTCGTCGTCGTCCAGGACACCCCCTGGTCCCCCCAGGACGTCCCCTCCTGCCTGTCCGAGCAGGAGCCCTCCGGCTGGCGCGCCTGCAACTTCCCCCGCGAGGGCAACGTCCACCTCGACACCGTCCTCGTCGAGGCCGAGGAGCGAGCCGCCGCCACCGAGGGCCTCGGCGACCGCGTGGCCTGGCTCGACATGACCGACGCCGTCTGCCCCGGCCCCGACGAGTGCACCGTCGTCGCCCCCAACGGGGCCGTCGTCTACGCGGACGACAGCCACTTCACCAACACGTGGAGCCGCTCGGCGTGGACGGTCCTGTCGGAGCGGGTGGACGCGCTGGCTCGCTGA
- a CDS encoding right-handed parallel beta-helix repeat-containing protein, translating into MPARRRPLRHALVALLAVAAAVAPLAPASAEDGYPARTYTAGAGDDMRRAFEALRPGDTLLLEPGTYDIGYIRPVVARGTSRAPITVKPQVWASPPVLVGGIELKSPDFWSLQRLRVKAAADRAPALHVHGGTGWRVTGGEFWGARDTEAYANVAIDGGGGYPRAFTFSQNCVHDAATTQRAKTDHNIYVKFHGAAGSGGVISQNTIVGHPNGAGIKLGDGGETNAPGPWGVTVSGNTIVDGGRQVLMSHDVRGNTVTGNLLGRSREPFTATDRRTTGLYALMVGGTGNVVGNNYVFGADMALRDPYGKVRVAGDMAVRPDAQLTGRGCSVQPGYWKARYYGRTSTGVYPRW; encoded by the coding sequence ATGCCCGCCCGTCGCCGTCCCCTGCGCCATGCCCTCGTGGCCCTGCTCGCCGTCGCCGCGGCCGTGGCCCCCCTCGCCCCGGCCTCGGCCGAGGACGGCTACCCGGCCCGCACCTACACGGCCGGGGCGGGGGACGACATGCGGCGCGCCTTCGAGGCGCTCCGGCCGGGCGACACCCTCCTGCTCGAGCCGGGGACGTACGACATCGGCTACATCCGGCCGGTCGTCGCGCGGGGCACGTCGAGGGCCCCCATCACGGTCAAGCCCCAGGTGTGGGCGTCCCCGCCCGTCCTCGTCGGTGGCATCGAGCTGAAGAGCCCCGACTTCTGGAGCCTCCAGCGGCTGCGCGTCAAGGCGGCGGCGGACCGCGCCCCGGCCCTCCACGTGCACGGCGGCACCGGGTGGCGCGTCACCGGCGGCGAGTTCTGGGGGGCCCGGGACACCGAGGCCTACGCCAACGTCGCCATCGACGGCGGCGGCGGGTACCCCCGCGCGTTCACGTTCTCCCAGAACTGCGTCCACGACGCCGCGACGACCCAGCGCGCCAAGACCGACCACAACATCTACGTGAAGTTCCACGGCGCCGCCGGCTCGGGCGGCGTCATCAGCCAGAACACGATCGTCGGCCACCCCAACGGCGCCGGCATCAAGCTCGGCGACGGCGGCGAGACCAACGCCCCGGGCCCGTGGGGGGTGACGGTGTCCGGCAACACCATCGTCGACGGCGGCCGCCAGGTGCTCATGAGCCACGACGTCCGCGGCAACACGGTGACGGGCAACCTCCTCGGCCGCTCGCGCGAGCCCTTCACGGCCACGGACCGCCGCACGACCGGCCTCTACGCGCTCATGGTCGGCGGCACCGGCAACGTCGTCGGCAACAACTACGTCTTCGGCGCCGACATGGCCCTTCGCGACCCGTACGGCAAGGTCCGGGTCGCCGGCGACATGGCGGTGCGCCCCGACGCGCAGCTCACGGGCCGCGGCTGCTCCGTGCAGCCCGGCTACTGGAAGGCCCGCTACTACGGCCGCACGAGCACGGGCGTCTACCCGCGCTGGTGA
- a CDS encoding DUF1800 domain-containing protein, with amino-acid sequence MPLLTGRRLPAPRTSAAAAGAVAPPVCVPGEPVVLVPPVPVPTPVPTPVPTPVPTPTPTPTPSGPAPDPVAVERAAVLHLLRRATFGPTPGLVDEVARTGRAAWVDAQLAPSLLDDDAVETYVRRLPDALRSADDCWTGAIPKYSWNSMFDQGRATLARQAWSRRQLLEVVVDVMADHLHVASPSDDVWYCRADYDATVLRPHALGRFEDLLLAAAQHPAMLWYLDNARSSKGKVNENYGRELLELHTVGVEAGYTETEVKACARLMTGLTVDRRTGRGTYDPKQHDTGAVSVLGWSCPAHTAEEGRELQLSFLRHLASHPATARRVVTKLARRLVGDTPPAALVERVAGVYLARGTALGPVVRELLLAPDALAAATPKVKRPREDALSTVRALGVAPDPSGTKGVEALYWNIRGRGHAPADWAPPNGFPDVGAAWQSASATLASWDQHLELAHGWWPKGPVYPTADQLLPTPRPATYGALVDALALRLLSAPLPAAQRAAVVAFTGREASAALRTDKTGAVVDEWVGWRLGSLVCCVLDSPSFATR; translated from the coding sequence ATGCCGCTGCTGACCGGACGACGCCTCCCGGCCCCCCGCACCTCGGCCGCCGCGGCGGGCGCCGTCGCGCCCCCCGTCTGCGTCCCCGGCGAGCCCGTCGTCCTCGTGCCGCCGGTACCGGTGCCCACGCCGGTCCCCACGCCGGTCCCCACGCCCGTCCCGACGCCCACGCCGACCCCCACGCCGTCGGGGCCGGCGCCCGACCCTGTCGCCGTCGAGCGCGCCGCGGTGCTCCACCTCTTGCGCCGCGCGACCTTCGGCCCGACGCCCGGCCTCGTCGACGAGGTGGCCCGGACCGGCCGTGCCGCCTGGGTCGACGCCCAGCTCGCGCCGTCGCTCCTCGACGACGACGCCGTCGAGACGTACGTGCGCCGGCTCCCCGACGCGCTGCGGAGCGCCGACGACTGCTGGACCGGCGCCATCCCGAAGTACTCCTGGAACAGCATGTTCGACCAAGGGCGCGCGACGCTGGCCCGCCAGGCGTGGAGCCGCCGCCAGCTCCTCGAGGTCGTCGTCGACGTCATGGCCGACCACCTCCACGTCGCCAGCCCGTCGGACGACGTCTGGTACTGCCGCGCCGACTACGACGCCACGGTCCTGCGACCGCACGCCCTGGGACGCTTCGAGGACCTCCTCCTCGCCGCGGCGCAGCACCCGGCGATGCTCTGGTACCTCGACAACGCCCGGAGCTCGAAGGGCAAGGTCAACGAGAACTACGGCCGCGAGCTGCTCGAGCTCCACACCGTGGGCGTCGAGGCGGGGTACACCGAGACCGAGGTCAAGGCCTGCGCGCGGCTCATGACCGGCCTGACGGTCGACCGGAGGACCGGTCGCGGCACCTACGACCCGAAGCAGCACGACACCGGGGCCGTCAGCGTCCTCGGGTGGAGCTGCCCCGCCCACACGGCCGAGGAGGGCCGGGAGCTCCAGCTCTCCTTCCTGCGGCACCTCGCGTCCCACCCCGCCACCGCCCGTCGGGTCGTCACCAAGCTGGCCCGCCGCCTCGTCGGCGACACGCCTCCCGCCGCGCTCGTCGAGCGGGTCGCGGGCGTCTACCTGGCCCGCGGCACCGCGCTCGGGCCCGTCGTCCGGGAGCTGCTCCTCGCGCCCGACGCGCTGGCGGCGGCGACGCCGAAGGTCAAGCGCCCGCGCGAGGACGCGCTCTCGACCGTCCGGGCGCTCGGCGTGGCCCCCGACCCGAGCGGGACCAAGGGCGTCGAGGCCCTCTACTGGAACATCCGCGGCCGCGGTCACGCCCCCGCCGACTGGGCGCCGCCCAACGGCTTCCCCGACGTCGGCGCCGCGTGGCAGTCCGCCTCCGCGACGCTGGCCTCGTGGGACCAGCACCTGGAGCTGGCGCACGGGTGGTGGCCCAAGGGGCCGGTCTACCCGACGGCCGACCAGCTGCTGCCCACCCCGCGGCCCGCGACCTACGGCGCCCTCGTCGACGCCCTGGCCCTGCGCCTGCTCTCCGCCCCGCTGCCCGCCGCCCAGCGCGCCGCCGTCGTCGCCTTCACCGGCCGCGAGGCGTCCGCCGCCCTGCGCACCGACAAGACCGGTGCCGTCGTCGACGAGTGGGTCGGCTGGCGGCTCGGCTCCCTCGTCTGCTGCGTCCTCGACAGCCCCTCCTTCGCGACCCGGTGA